A stretch of the Spirochaetota bacterium genome encodes the following:
- a CDS encoding metal-dependent hydrolase encodes MQLGHVAVSFIISSYAPHITGGSMQAFSLESILVAFGAHWLPNLDVIPIKLGWAKDSFHCTWSHSLVFAFAVALILLPFNSAWAALALVSLIVHYLADMPSSVGLPLLMPFTNKRFTINLWADTGHSGWDALIGTYVQAWTWILEGGAFVFLFVRMYQLGVWPFIS; translated from the coding sequence ATGCAATTAGGCCATGTAGCAGTATCATTCATTATTTCTTCTTATGCTCCGCATATTACCGGTGGTTCTATGCAGGCGTTTTCACTTGAAAGCATACTGGTAGCATTTGGTGCTCACTGGTTGCCCAATCTTGACGTTATTCCCATCAAATTAGGCTGGGCAAAAGATTCATTCCACTGTACCTGGTCGCATTCGCTGGTATTTGCCTTTGCTGTTGCCCTGATACTTCTACCATTTAACAGCGCCTGGGCAGCACTTGCGCTGGTGAGCCTTATTGTACACTATCTAGCTGACATGCCAAGTAGCGTGGGGCTGCCGCTGCTTATGCCATTTACCAATAAACGCTTTACTATCAACCTGTGGGCTGATACCGGACACTCCGGTTGGGATGCTCTTATTGGCACGTATGTGCAGGCATGGACATGGATTCTTGAAGGTGGCGCATTTGTATTCCTTTTTGTGCGTATGTACCAATTAGGCGTATGGCCTTTTATTTCTTAG